The following are encoded in a window of Spirochaeta cellobiosiphila DSM 17781 genomic DNA:
- a CDS encoding DUF1304 domain-containing protein, whose translation MGYIAIFVLFILAIIHLFIFVAEVFLWTKPIGLKMFNMNEDHAQLTKVNAINQGFYNFFLAAGILYSLRYEDVLTAMFFSLCIFIAGIVGGITVKKKILLVQSLPAFIAIVLLQLGV comes from the coding sequence ATGGGATATATCGCTATATTTGTATTGTTTATACTAGCAATCATTCACCTATTTATCTTTGTAGCTGAAGTCTTTCTTTGGACCAAACCTATTGGGTTAAAGATGTTTAATATGAATGAGGATCATGCACAGTTGACCAAGGTAAATGCCATTAATCAAGGTTTCTACAATTTTTTTCTAGCAGCGGGGATACTCTATTCCTTAAGATATGAAGATGTTTTGACAGCTATGTTCTTTTCTCTTTGTATATTCATTGCTGGTATAGTGGGAGGAATTACTGTTAAGAAAAAGATTTTATTGGTACAGTCCTTACCTGCTTTTATTGCCATTGTTTTATTACAACTGGGAGTTTAA